In Oryza sativa Japonica Group chromosome 1, ASM3414082v1, the genomic stretch CGGccgtctcctctcctcgccgtgCAATGTGCCGAGCTGATCACGCGCGCTGTAAGTGTTTCACGGGATTCTGGATGCTTCACCCTGCAGGTAGTATCATGCGTGATCTTCAGGCGTGTGTAGAAGAATGGATAATTGGTTCAATTGTCTACTACCGTCATTCAGAATCCATAGGGAAAGTAATTTGGGCCGATAACTCAAGGTTTTACACATCGTGTTTTGGGCCGATAGCTCTGGCCCAAATTCACTTACAAACCTGTCCAGCCCAATGGGCCGGTTTCCGGATCCAGCCCAATGAAGCCTTTTTGTATGAAGTTTAAGTAGTACTAGTTCAATGGGCTTACATCCAAGCGTACCCAACATTATGGCATTCACAATAGCAGGCTGAACATAGCGGTAAAATCCAAGCCTACCAATATTTCTGCACAGAACTTTCTCATCCTAAGTCAGCTTTTCTCCTTACTCCTTTCGCTTTTTTGCCTCTTGTACAATTTACAGTAAAAGTTATTTTCATACATACCCCCAGTTAAAACCTTCAGTGTTGTTTCATTCAGAAAAGAATATGCTTTTCTATTTGGCTTCAATAAACTACCAGATGATCGATTGCCGGGGGAAGTTTTACGTCCTATTATTTTAGCTTATGGCTTCGGATTATCAATTAGATTATTCATGCCATGCTTTGTGATTTCTCTGAAAACTTTCTTTATCGATATTGttgagatatattttttttcaatcaattTGTTAACTTTATAAACTCTCACCACTTGCTCTACGGTTGATAAGCCATTACAAATGAACAAAGcaaccaaaaataatttataggtaaaaggTTGATATTTGTGTTCTTAATATTTTAAAAGccaaagataaaaaataaactatgataaaagaatctaaaaaaatatttataaaattaaatttgaaaattcaaattttgactgatcGAATTCTAATAAGCCAACAAGCAAACGATAGAGCTATGCATGGGTATTAGGAAAGTAGAGAGAAATAAATAGTTGAATATTATGATTAGTTGAGATGAGTAAGCAGGTGTAGAAATCAAATGAGAAATGAccgtgattggttgagatgaggaGAAGGTAGAGAAGATAAATTCCAAATACTAGAAATTGCTATATTTCGGGTTGGAGAAAGTAATATTTAACTTATAAGTATTAGTTTCAAACAAAAATCATGAATAGTTCATTTTCATGTTATGCGTAGGTATTCGCACCTCGTAAGTCGTAACGGTGGCCATGCATGTAACTTATAGTACTAGTTATGATAAACTGAACAAGTCAAAATTTCAGTAGATAAAAATGCAAAACCCTTGTGTACTCTTAAGAGATGATATACCGGTAAACGTTAGGGGCCTCATAGTCCATTAGAAATTTAACCCAACGTCACTagagtgattaattaattcttGCTGACAGGGCGAAGAGTGGAGATAGAGAACGAGAATTGAACTAGCTAGCAAAAAAAATTCACGCATAATATATGAGAGGCAAAAGGTACGTATCTAGGAAGAAAAACAGGAAGGATAAACTATATGGAGATTAAAAATGCCATGCTGTTTATGGAGCATTTTTTCGTAATAGCTATACATGCACACACGTCAGTACACACATAACACCACACTCACATCCCAAAAATATGTCTTCTAACACATGTTCCAAAAGACGAAAATCAacggtatttttttttatctcactaattaattttttattgaTAGTCCACCTATATGTACGTAATTAATATTTATGGGTACTAGAATTTGAATCCTGATATGTTTTATTTGTGTATGTATTTTGAGCTATCTTTAGATGATGTGGAGACCTAAAAAAAGCATAGTCGTCCGAACTgctatacatacatacatacatacatacatacatacatacatacatatatatatatatatatatatatatatatatatatatatatatatatatatatatatatatatatatatatatatatatatatatatatatatatatatatatatatatgtatatatatatatcgtgtAAATATAATAAGCCATCGATCTGCTTCATATAATTTCCTTACGGGTTAGCAGCAACAACTTGAGTGCATCCATAGTATGATCTTAGATATTGgatcaatgacatgtgggtcaggatagcatatcttaaattttgtaaaaattataatggcatggttacaaTTTTCCCTAGATATTGTCAACAACTTTCTCTGTAGATTGCAATTAATTTATTAGAGACTGATTGTTTGGTTCCCTAAATTAAGAAGATGTGACCAGAAAGCATTCACAAAGCATGCGATATCAATTTGATCTCAACTATTACTACTAAATATGTAGaccttactaaaatttagaccgagaacaaaaacaaaaaaattaattattttacaGCTAAATTAAACTAGTTAATTAGTTGCTCATAGATTAAGCATGCATGATTTGAGTTCGATCTATACATATTATCAcactattaaaatttaaatatgtaAAACAATGCTACCATTTGTGCTAGATTTCTACTACTTAACCTTCATGAAGATATAGTTTCACGTGGGTTGCTCACTGGATTGCCAGGAAAATTCGAATCATACGATCAGGAAAGATCTTGTTTCTGGTAGTGAATGCTGAATTAATGTGAACATAGAAATTAAAcaattatatgcatggacaAGTTCAATTTATGACACAAAAGTCAAGTCATGCATCCTAAATGTATaaatattccattccattccaaaatatgaacctttttttttcttacattcTTGTTTTAGTACCCAAGTCACCTCATTCATCTTTAGTGTTCCCTTGGTTTTTAAGGAGctttgcatgaaaaaaaatggattattaGGATTTGATACAATTCATGCATTTGGAATGAAGGATTTGTGCATAGGAAAAGTAGAGGAAAGCTTTTCTTTGGTATAGATTTCGTAAGAATTCAAACATCTACCAGTACCCCTTTTATCATTCCTTTGCTAAGTCCAAGGAAAATCAAGCAACGAAGTTGTAAAAAGGACCATAATTAATTGAGGATAATTTGACCAAAAGGATATTACACTTGATAGGTTTTACAAGAATTCTATGTTTCAAAAAATCTGTTATATTTTCCAatgttttttatttatctattttGCATATACAtttctgtcagggttatggataccacatacctaatagtagttgactaaatctcgacaggacccaccacataccatgtcttatacggaaactgacctcggatatggagggagttccggataaaaaaagataaccagagttctacatggaaacgacaaggactactcggattatatccatattggtttccctagttctacttggacaaggggacacctatgggtataaatacaaggccccctaggaggagaggggacacggaacaatagatcaagacacaagatcaacatacaagccaacatacgccaagacaagacgccggatatcgacttcagagataagcatggctagtcccctacggtgtctacggatactgtcaggagagacatagcgctgtctttgatctcgccagatgcggattcgaggaggaaggctaccctgttgtccactacgagtcagcacttcagaccgccaagtcgacaacagttagataggctaccccaaatattgtactggtgtgattatggtaaataagagcaacgaccggcttcggccaacaggagtagggttattacctgacaattcaggggcccgaacctgtataaaaatcctcgtcgccatcttttacctcagtctcgcatatatcctagcaccaacgatccccatactatgcaaataccggaatcgcgacatcaaacgtcgacaatttctactccctctgtcccccaaaaaaatgaattaggactggatgtgacatattctagtacaacgaatctggacatatgtacgtatagattcatagtactaggatgtactaggttggtttttatgGGATAGGGAGTATGTTGTTactatgtgttttttttatcccTATAGCTTTTCTTTACTGTGTTCCAAATAATTAAGCCCGGCCCTCACTTTCTCTTCAACATCACACATACTAAACTATCACAGCTCTTGTTTCAGATCAGTCATTGCTATTATCAATGATCATTCTGTTACCGTGTCATACTGTATAGGTTTCATGACCTCTTTAATCTCTTTGATTTGACCAAAACACAATTCTTTAAGGATAAAAAAAGGAAGCAGGGGTGAATAGTACATGCATGGGACATAATTAAACAGTGAGATGAATCTTGCCATTATTGGGCTGGTGTGGTCACATGCATTTGTTTGTTTAGGGGACAACATTTCATTGCACATATATATCAAGTTAAAATAGCATGCATGGCAGATCAAATCAAATCACATATAGTAGCATGGAGTTTCTCGAAGGCATCacataattaatatattaattcAAAAACATTCCGGTCTCTTGTGAATAATGCAAATGCAATACGTGATTGAGTAGTAGCAGTAATATAGTCACTAGGAGCTGAAGACCCCATGGACGACCTGCGGTATCATATATAACTAAGACAGATAAGAACAAAATATGCTGTTCTGAAATGCAGATGGATCACCAAATGAGACAGTAGAACGTCCAAAGATATGAATAAGCACAACACAGAGTATGAGTTAAGAAGATAATAAAGCCAAGAAAATCCTTTTCCATATAGATGCTTCATCAGTCTATCTTAGTTTgggacgtacgtacgtactgaTAGCCTTAATTTGCCATTAAAAATGATTAGCATTCAAATATAGTACTACTAAAAAAATGCATGCAAAAAGCTTATTAGTGTACCTAGTCTATATCTTTCATATCCACATGCCTAGCCTGGAGCTTAATTATATATTCTTGATGTGCCAAAACAACCATGCAAGAACAAACCATTTGCTTCAgataaatattattttcttgCTTGCTAGCTAGTACATAGTCTTTATAGTCTAAATAATATATAAACGCCATAATTAAATCGATCCACATATTGTTCATACATATACAATTTAATATATGATCACGCGTGCGCTAACCATAACGTACATAACTTTGATAATATTTTTgttaagaattttttttgtggatggGAGTGACCATGCGAAGACAGCTGCGTCATACACATGCATATGCACATGTGCAAATAACTTAGAATTTTTCATAAAGATCTCACAAGAAGATACATATCAATTTCAAGCGGAAATTTGACATAAAAACTCTTGCTCCAATCAAGACCTTAATTACTTAGTGAAATTACCACATTACGAACCTATATGAATATGAACAGGTATGTACATGCatgcttgtgttttttttaatgtaaaataTGAATGACACAAATAATCGAGAAACTTCGCATCAAATAAATAACATAGAAGAAATTGGCACACAAGTTGAGCTCAATTGATTATAAGTGCATGCTTACCCTAGGGATGCAAGTGAGCAATCCCGGTACCCACATAAAACTGCCTTAGTAATATATAGTTCATTTTCCACaaattttgaaggaaaaaaaagattaacTAGAACTGTGAATTGAGATAAGCAGAGGAGTAAATTTCATATTGGACCATATATTTTGACCAAAATTTCACAAGGTACAAAAGCCAAACCAAACTTTTCACTTACCAAATATTTTTGCACTAGTTAGCACTTTGAACTAGGGATCAAACAATCATGGTAAGATATATCTGTTTAGATAATCccatcaaataattttttttagcaaatcaGAAAACAACTTTTTCAGAAAATTATACCTAAAAATAGTGATATACAATATTAAAAGGTGACACAAATTGACCTATGCAAAGGGACAAATGAAGTTCTCTCACATATTCCCCTAGTACGCTCACCCTAATTCAAGCTCACCCTAATTTAAACTGAAAACTTATGTAAAGATGTGTGGtatggtgttaagtgaaaatatTGGTTTACCCTCATCCATTATAAAATTAACCTTGGTTAAATGTGTGGCTGAATGTGAAATTCACTCCAAGGTGGTGAAAAAACCACTTGCCCGTCCCATGCAAGTGATTCCCAACCGATCCCCAAAACAAAAGACAGCTGCTGCAAAGAGCTTTATGAAGACAAATCACAACACAACACAGCACAAAATAGAGGGCAAGAATAATGGTGCCGTATGTGTGCATATATCAAGAGATCTCGAGATCGATATAGATGGAGGTGCATGCAAGAGCAGGAGACGATAGATGGTGTGCGTACCGTGTAGTCACAGTCAATGTTGCACTCATGCAAGACAAGGGATCCATTTGTCCACAGCTGTGCAAACCCCACTATTTTCTGCGTGGGATGAGTATGTGTGTGGCAGTGTGTGTGAGCCCCCAAACACTATTGGGCCATAAAGACAGAATAGGCCATGTTTGCATGGAAAGCGTTGcactagagagagaaagagagagataataTATACAATCAATACATGCAATAGTAATGCACTATAGATcgaaggagagagaaggagagagaggagacaaCTCATTTCTGGCCTTCACTACTACTATACTGGGTAAGATATAGTATATGGCCAGCTTATTAGTAAGATAGAGTTAGCTAGCATTAGATTTCCATTGCCCCAAATTAAGCTATCTAGTAGTATAGCTCTAGTGCTACTATatattctctctccctctctatcaCCATATACATACAACCAAGACATGcaccaagagaaaaaaaataggcaAATGTGTACTAGAGAGAAAAAGACAGTAACCAGCCATGAACACCAGGTAAACCAACAAGTAGCAAGGTCAAcaaaagaggagaggaaaaaagaagtgtaaaaaatgaaaactttttttttcttttttgctgggtcactttcactctctctctctgcccatTTGTTGTAGCATGGGAGGAGACCAAATTTGCAATAAGAATAAATTGGGAGGGTGTGTGGGGTTAAAACATTGACCGGCATCGATCGCTCCCATCATTCATAGCTAAGTTAGATTCTCGTTGTCTCCCTCTTCATATCCCCCACATGCTTGTGTACCCCTCGATCAGCTGCATATGGCCCTCCCATTTGCGCCAAATACACTCAAAATTTTCTGGCCTCAAataaatccaaaagaaaaccaCATCCATCAACAGTAAAAGGCAAACAGATTGACGGTGATCACATATATCCTTTAGTTAGAACATATTCTTGTACACAAAATGGATAGCTACACATATCTATATATAGGACGCAGGTGTACGCATGTAACTACTGTTTTTATTGGCAAGAAAATTGAATTAATGCAAcactttttagaaaagaaagTTCAGCGCGTgttgaaattaattaattatattgttGTTAAGAGAGCAGATCGATATCTCACAAACTGTTTAAAGAGAAACCAAAGTGCACACAAAacagtttttttctatataaatgatttggacCGAAAGCAGGACCATAAACATAGATAATGAGAACAACATGCATGATACATAATTACATATATACCAAATTAATATCTAGCTCGCATCTGATTTTATAAGAAAGCAATAAGACAAGATACAAACCTCACACTGTTCAAAGAGAAACCCAACCTAACTATGCCCAAGTGCACACAAAACAGTCCTTTTTTGTAAGATTTGGAATGAAAGCAGGACCATATACACCATTATTATTTTTAGGTAATCAGAGCAacatggatacatatatatacccaATATCAAGCTTTGCATGTGGTTTTATAAGAAAGTAGTAAGACAAGGTACAAAATCAAGTAGGGTAATCAACCTTTCTTGTCAATGTCTCAATGCATCAATGCACATGACCCACCAAGGCACCAACACACATGCACCACCCcgcccaaaaaaaaaccaagaaacatTTGGCCCCCCAAACAAACAGTTTAATTACCTCCAAATTACCTCTTTGATTTCCAAAATATCACCCCAATAAACAGGTACACAGaaaaggcaaaagaaaaaaaaaggaacattaATAGTCGACGATCAACAACTCACCAATGCAAGAAATCCTTTAATTTGtgatgcagctagctagcagcatGCATGATCTTAATTTCCCTACTCAGCTCGATCAgagagattaaaaaaatagcCCAAAAGGATCATTCTCATCTCCTGTAATGTGGATATAAATAACATGTAATTAATTAGTTCTAAGCTTACAAGGAGATAGTAGAGCAGAAGCGGCCACACCCCCTTTCGTCGTCAGGGGAAGCCATGTGGGGAGAACAACGACGATGGCCCTCTgctcccgccgtcgtcgccgtcgccaccgtcgttcATCTTCCCGAACTGCGCGTCCATCCCCAGGTTCAGGTACACCATCCTGTTGTCCAAGCTCAGGTTCACCATGCTCGAGCTGGTGCCACTGGCATTGtacacgccaccgccgccgccgccgccgggggacTCGCCGTAGATGGGCGCCGCATTGACCGCGGCGGTCTGGGCGTCCTCCCGGGACATCACCATGGCCGCCGACTGCACGAGCTCCAGGCAGAGGCGGAGCTTGTTGGGCTCGATGTGCGCCAGGCCGGGCACGGCGCCCTTGAAGAGGAAGTCGGAGGTGAGCGTGCGGAGGATGTCGAGCGGCGTGACGCCGTCGACGGTGCGGACGTTGGGGTCGGCGTGGTGGTCGAGCAGCACGGCCACCATGTCCGGGCACACCATCTCCGCCGCGACGTGCAGCGGCGTCTTCCCGGCGGGGCCCGCCGGGTGGTtgacgtcggcggcgccgagctCCAGCAGCGCCTTGACCACCTCCCGGCTGCAGTTCTCGACGGCGTAGTGCAGCGCGAGGGCGTCGTCGAGGTTGAGCCCCTCCCCCATCACCATGAGCTTGACGAGCTCGACGTCGGAGGAGTCGAGCGCGCGGCGCATGCGGCGGATCTTGTGGTGGTCGTCGAGCtcggccgccgacgacgcctcgatgccggcggcggccgcgtgcgggtggtggtggtggtgcgagaggaacggcgagcggcgcgacATGGACTTGAGGCGGAGCTCGTCGATCTTGGCGACGACGTCGATGGGGAGGTGCTTGGCGAGCACCTCCGGCGGGAGCCCCGACTTGGCGACGAGGTGGGAGCACGTTGTCCACAGCTGGTGCAGGTCCTGCTTCCTCGACGCCATAAGCACCTTCATCACGTCCTCGATCGACGCCTTCTCCACCATGCCTGCCAGCTGCTTCTGCACACATCCATCAACACACATGTACACAATTATATTTTCACATCGCTTCGCTTTAATTCACTGTGCTCACTAAAGCTCGCGAGCATGGAGGTGGGGGAATATaaaggaagaggagaaagaaaggaagaagaaaagattgTGCATGCCGATGCCGTAGTGGATTGGCCCTGTGCATAAAATATAAGGAGGGGAACAGAGAGTACAACAGTATGGCGCTGATTGGGGCTAAGGATTAAAGGGagagcaacaacaacaaaaaaaaagttggaaagaAACCCTAGCCCGAAATCGCAAATTACCGCCAAAAAAAGGCGTCTTTCATCATCCTGGAATCCCTAATTGCACCTGCACTTGCATTGCCGCGCggaaagctagctagctgagcGCTGTGCTGCCACAGTAGCGAGCGGCGATATTACAACTACTGGTCAACTAAGCTgcagctgcttcttcttctgctgctgcttcctttgtacaagctggaggaagaagaagacggcCAGTGTGCACGAACAGTGAcaaaaaggagaagaagaaagaaaagaaagagaaattaattaaatctCCTTGTAAGGAAGGAACGAACCCTAGCTGCTACTAGCGATGGAGatgtgaatgaatgaatgaatggatgatgatgatgagatcgCATCGTAGCACGAACCATGttgaaagggaggaggaagcaaATTTGGCACATGGATGGACGGACGGACGGATAGATGGATGGACATGGATGGGTGAATGGACGGACAGAGAAAGATGGAGAAAAAGATAGATGGATGGACAAAGAAAAGCTAGCGAGAGATGGAGAAAGAAagaccgcgcgcgcgcacgcacgcacgcacggcgacgacggcgacgagacgaCGAGTAGTAGCAGCTGCCGTCACTGCAGCAGCTTCTTCGCGATCTCGTCCTCCTACTCACCACCATTCCACTATCGAGCTCGCTTCATTTAAAAAGGGTGGAGATATATGGAAGGGTACAGAGATCAAATCAATGCTGCAGAATGCTCGCCAATCCCAAAATAACCAACCAACACCCATCTTGATCCCCACAATccgcaggagagaaaaaaaattaaagcgttcgattttgttttctttgctgtttttttcttctgtctTTTTCAAGAACGgataaaaggaagaagaagcaaTTGGAATGGAGGAGGGGAGAATTGGAGGAATTGGAAAGTGGAGTGGGTGATTGATTACCTGGGTGAGGAGGGCGAGCTCCTCGACGCCGaaggagcgcgcggcggcgagggtgtcgagggcgaggtcgacggcggcggcgcagtgggTGTGCCAGCAGCCGCGCTCGCCGCAGCCCGGCCGTGGCTCACCCTTCTGCGGCACCAGCGACACCTGACCGCTGTACAGGAACTGGAGGAGCAGCAGGAACACCTCGTAGCTGACCGAGCTGACCGGTATCACGGCGCCgggcgtcgccgcggcggcggcggcggcggagcccccggcgccgcgcggggaggaggcggaggcgccgccGGAAGGGGAGCGCGGGCTGAGGTGATCCAGGAGGAGCGcgcccggcggcgcggcggcctggtcggcggcggcgccgcagaAGAACTTGCGGAAGAAGAGGCTGCGCGCGGCGAGGATGCAGCGGTGGGCGTGCACCAGGCGGCCCTCCACGCTGAACGTGACGTCGCTGAACGCCTGCCCGTTGATGAGCAGGTTGAGGTAGTCCATGGACAGCGACTTGAGGGTTtcctccatggccgccgccgccctcggcctcctcctgcCTCCGATGAGCTGGAGCTTGGAGAGAAGGGAAGTgagcggaggagagagagatcagCTCAGCTCAGGGGGAGGAGTAGTGGAAGCGGTTGCTGTTGCTTTCTTGGctctgctcctcctgctgctgctcttgGCCTCCTCCAACCTTGTGCTGCATCTCCCGATCTCTTTTGATCTTCTCTTCTGTCTGTGAccacttctcctctcctctcctctctttagACTTCACttgtctttctctctccctctctctatctccctcTTGCTTGTTATTGTcctcttttatttatttctcccagtccctctctatctctctggACTCTCTGCTTTGGTGTTGCTCTcttatctctcctctctctctctctctcaattaAGTGTCAAGTGGTATATGCTTGAGATTTTTTGGGGTTGTCTTAGAGGGAGGGGGTTGAGTACTTGAGTGAGTGAggtgtatgtatgtatgggGAGAGGGAGGGCAACATGGGTGGTTGTCCTGGCCGGTGGCTGGGGCATAAATAATTGATGGgtttaatttaaaaatgattGGGGGAAATGATTAAAAATTACTTGTATCTGCACAAACAAAACATGCATGAGTACATGTCTATTTCTCTGGGGCCAGGATAATTTGGAAAAATGTACATATAAGAAGGGGAGAGATTGTACATATCCATGATGAGGTGTGTGCGAACAAAATTACTTGTAGAATTAAGAGAGAACTCACACCCATGACAGTAGAACTAAAGTCATAAATCAACCTACCTTAGATTTAATTCAACCACCCAAAATTTGTTGCCGGTTCTATATTAAGTTAGATTAAGTGAAAAGTTTTGTTTGATATACATGTCTTGTTTCCATTTCTATGTACAATATTGTATTTTGTATAAAAATATATCGATCAAGATATAGCTTGGATCTGTCATGATCAACAAATAGCTAGATAGATGTCAGCTTATATGAAATTGACACTAATAATGAATTGACAATCTTGGGATTAATGTTGTGTTAAACAGTACTAAGTTTTTGTTGTTGCAAACATTTTGATAATTCCAAATTGATTGCTTAATAAGGGGGAATTTAATTATCTAAGCTTACCAGTGCAGATCTTTTTCATTGGATTAATATCCAATGGTTGCTCTCAGTTGATCTCCCCCACCCATTGTAGAAATTCgtctatttttaataaatatgtgACAGTCTATTTTCAGCTAATCAATTCTCAAGGTAAAAGCTTTTGTACACTGACTGTTTtgttatatatatgtgcacaAAGATTGgagactttttttttgagaatataCCTTTTATTTTAATGATTTGCACTTATATACCTGCAtgataaaaaaacatagaaatataCGTGGGCTAGAAGTGCGGAACGGTCCATGGCCCGGAAGTGCAGCAGCATGGTGGCCAGCGGGGCCGCACGACACCGAGACGATCCCGCACGGTTCTGCTAGCTTCCGCGCTGTCGCACTTCCAGGCCACGGTACTTTCATGGTTCCATACCTTTGACCCACGTGATCGTAGCGGTTCCGCTCGCTCGTTTTGTGGGAACAACTCTGTTGACGGTCCCACATCTCCGCAACGCGATTTGTGAGCACACCCGCATTTTCAATATGTGGCAAGCGTATATTTGTATAATTCTTTTCATGCAGGTATATAAacgtaaaatattttaataaaaggCATATTCTCGATATCTTTTCCAAGATTGGAGAGCTAGCTAACCGGCCTTACAAGTTACTAGTAGGTGGCACATCACTATTTCAAAGTATCTGGATTATCTTAATTATTAAATAGCAcaagtacaaaaaaaaaagaagaagaagatgggtaTTAAGTCAGAATGGGAGGCAGAAAAATAGTGACGCCCTGCCAAATAAACAAAATCTGATCCGTAAAATTAACGCAAGCCGGCCGCAACCTTAAGGTATTAATTGGCCTAG encodes the following:
- the LOC4325758 gene encoding bTB/POZ domain and ankyrin repeat-containing protein NPR5, which translates into the protein MEETLKSLSMDYLNLLINGQAFSDVTFSVEGRLVHAHRCILAARSLFFRKFFCGAAADQAAAPPGALLLDHLSPRSPSGGASASSPRGAGGSAAAAAAATPGAVIPVSSVSYEVFLLLLQFLYSGQVSLVPQKGEPRPGCGERGCWHTHCAAAVDLALDTLAAARSFGVEELALLTQKQLAGMVEKASIEDVMKVLMASRKQDLHQLWTTCSHLVAKSGLPPEVLAKHLPIDVVAKIDELRLKSMSRRSPFLSHHHHHPHAAAAGIEASSAAELDDHHKIRRMRRALDSSDVELVKLMVMGEGLNLDDALALHYAVENCSREVVKALLELGAADVNHPAGPAGKTPLHVAAEMVCPDMVAVLLDHHADPNVRTVDGVTPLDILRTLTSDFLFKGAVPGLAHIEPNKLRLCLELVQSAAMVMSREDAQTAAVNAAPIYGESPGGGGGGGVYNASGTSSSMVNLSLDNRMVYLNLGMDAQFGKMNDGGDGDDGGSRGPSSLFSPHGFP
- the LOC4325758 gene encoding bTB/POZ domain and ankyrin repeat-containing protein NPR5 isoform X1, with the translated sequence MEETLKSLSMDYLNLLINGQAFSDVTFSVEGRLVHAHRCILAARSLFFRKFFCGAAADQAAAPPGALLLDHLSPRSPSGGASASSPRGAGGSAAAAAAATPGAVIPVSSVSYEVFLLLLQFLYSGQVSLVPQKGEPRPGCGERGCWHTHCAAAVDLALDTLAAARSFGVEELALLTQLAGMVEKASIEDVMKVLMASRKQDLHQLWTTCSHLVAKSGLPPEVLAKHLPIDVVAKIDELRLKSMSRRSPFLSHHHHHPHAAAAGIEASSAAELDDHHKIRRMRRALDSSDVELVKLMVMGEGLNLDDALALHYAVENCSREVVKALLELGAADVNHPAGPAGKTPLHVAAEMVCPDMVAVLLDHHADPNVRTVDGVTPLDILRTLTSDFLFKGAVPGLAHIEPNKLRLCLELVQSAAMVMSREDAQTAAVNAAPIYGESPGGGGGGGVYNASGTSSSMVNLSLDNRMVYLNLGMDAQFGKMNDGGDGDDGGSRGPSSLFSPHGFP